From a region of the Babesia bovis T2Bo chromosome 1, whole genome shotgun sequence genome:
- a CDS encoding putative phosphoenolpyruvate carboxykinase (ATP), whose translation MESKGSVNSESSSSSSSSEKSCHDQSLPKKLKRNLMPTSPTARSMDESALISLSQDVYFSKCSQQINEYGIKVASIWRNTSAAILTHHALLYEPNTVLSTSGAVCCKSGEKTGRSPSDKRTVMDSVSKNTVWWGKVNIEIPEIAYSINRERAIDYINLQQRIYVTDAYAGWDDEHRIRVRVISTRAYHALFMKNLLIEPTDEELESFTPDFVLYNAGAFPCNRYTKGVSSSTSICLNYKRMEMVILGSEYAGEMKKGIFTLMMYLMPLRGLLPLHSSCNVGEKGDVTLFFGLSGTGKTTLSADPRRRLIGDDEHVWTESGVFNIEGGCYAKCKDLCREKEPEIFNAIKFGSVVENVVYDPATHEIDFTDCSITENTRCAYPLEYIPNVMIPAKVDHHPSNIIFLTCDAFGVIPPVSKLTIEQAMYHFVSGYTSKMIGTEMGVTKPTATFSACYAEPFLAMHPMVYAKLLEDKLKAHSTDIWLLNTGWIQGTIDSEKGRRIPLRYTRAMVNAIHDGSLKKAKFKPMDVFGLMVPTAIEGIPAEVLDQRLGWGSAAYDTQLKELANKFAENFKQYQSEANESILRGGPVHL comes from the exons ATGGAGTCCAAAGGATCAGTGAATTCGGAATCTAGTAGCAGTTCCTCCTCTTCAGAGAAATCATGTCATGATCAATCTCTTCCCAAAAAGCTCAAGCGCAACTTGATGCCTACATCTCCGACTGCAAGAAGCATGGATGAAAGTGCATTGATATCGTTGTCGCAAGATGTGTATTTCAGCAAGTGCAGCCAGCAGATTAATGAG TACGGTATCAAGGTTGCTTCCATCTGGAGAAACACGAGTGCGGCTATTCTCACCCACCATGCGTTGCTATATGAGCCTAATACTGTACTGAGTACTTCAGGTGCTGTATGCTGCAAGTCCGGTGAGAAGACTGGGAGGTCACCTTCCGATAAGAGGACTGTCATGGATTCCGTTTCTAAAAACACTGTTTGGTGGGGGAAAGTAAACATTGAAATCCCTGAAATTGCCTATTCAATCAACCGTGAACGTGCTATTGACTACATTAACTTGCAGCAGCGCATTTATGTAACTGATGCTTATGCCGGGTGGGACGATGAACACCGTATTCGTGTAAGGGTCATCAGTACTAGGGCCTACCATGCTCTGTTTATGAAGAACCTACTCATAGAACCCACTGATGAGGAATTGGAATCATTTACCCCTGATTTCGTCTTGTACAATGCTGGTGCCTTCCCATGCAACAGGTACACCAAAGGTGTGTCAAGTTCAACATCCATTTGCCTGAACTACAAGCGTATGGAGATGGTGATTCTCGGTTCCGAGTACGCTGGTGAGATGAAGAAGGGTATATTCACCTTGATGATGTACTTGATGCCCCTAAGGGGTTTGTTGCCATTACACTCATCTTGCAACGTTGGAGAGAAAGGCGATGTTACACTGTTCTTCGGCCTTTCAGGCACTGGCAAAACCACACTATCAGCAGATCCTCGCCGCAGGTTAATTGGTGATGATGAGCACGTGTGGACTGAATCTGGTGTTTTCAACATTGAGGGTGGTTGTTATGCCAAGTGCAAGGACCTGTGCCGCGAGAAGGAGCCTGAAATATTCAATGCAATTAAATTCGGGTCGGTGGTAGAGAACGTGGTTTACGATCCCGCGACTCACGAAATTGATTTCACCGATTGCTCGATCACTGAGAACACAAGGTGTGCCTACCCCTTGGAATACATTCCCAACGTAATGATTCCTGCTAAAGTTGACCATCATCCTAGCAACATCATTTTCCTTACGTGTGATGCCTTTGGTGTCATTCCACCCGTGAGCAAGCTTACCATCGAGCAGGCCATGTACCACTTTGTGAGTGGTTACACTAGCAAGATGATCGGTACTGAAATGGGTGTTACAAAGCCAACAGCCACTTTTTCCGCTTGCTATGCAGAGCCATTCCTTGCGATGCACCCAATGGTATACGCCAAGCTGCTTGAGGATAAGTTGAAAGCCCACTCCACTGACATATGGCTGCTAAATACCGGTTGGATCCAAGGTACCATAGATTCAGAAAAGGGCCGTCGTATCCCATTGCGTTACACCCGTGCCATGGTTAACGCAATTCATGACGGCAGCTTGAAGAAGGCGAAGTTCAAGCCCATGGACGTCTTTGGCCTAATGGTACCAACTGCGATAGAGGGCATTCCCGCTGAGGTACTGGACCAGCGTCTGGGTTGGGGTTCCGCCGCCTATGACACTCAACTTAAGGAACTAGCTAACAAATTTGCTGAAAACTTTAAGCAGTACCAATCTGAAGCTAACGAGAGCATCCTTCGTGGAGGACCCGTTCACCTATGA
- a CDS encoding AP2 domain family protein, translated as MFRDEGDVGGYLSQSTSSGDAGKDVISDSSNVNNGKLETVLYCNVPNKMNRSEFVRSIADANAVAPSSSCTVAPEGSSGAIMPLNNIRDTYNRMLNQAMYYGNQSPYSSLPSQSAAAGSVEPMTLGTAVDNQQMQTLDMDTMGDVNGCEDVYDVVPNSFDRSSAISDVVKLNDAITELTKRMPMPPTQELLNAIDPHLSMRLQLTYLRAYIQNQQLLIDMRNRLFGNMVHTRDFKNAIIPAVTALYRPNSVETRNYTESYSRPPDVPTSMHFDTNSNWFQSPAIEYSMPRDTQDHAYNSEVSGDVYSTDIKNDGYGSGAVMPYQPFMDVTGSPQHKQYASSATSDIIPAQLHYNINPALPSLDSVSVNNSAAEVPTGTSLAIPIPSQNIHVEPDSKDRESIDSGMLKPFVASIPPEAKNVVKYDTQKHAFVAIYLGPLGARRRRLFSIRKFGVEQALKLATDFAVGSSSAAVASKERRLLEEVCMFALQSNPNSGTKIEHVEAACNKPEARGLVFSCGAQLWMTITYDSSTGEREMEAFSVESLGFEGAYQAAVAALDQRLQNGEIMTSKLSGPLYFWLESGGSVLCLMVTSRDLMRLGPNDQEIYIGRFDVKSSGGFYGARKLAQKWRSDLRNQLIY; from the coding sequence ATGTTTCGGGATGAAGGTGACGTCGGCGGTTATTTATCGCAGAGTACGTCTTCTGGCGATGCGGGGAAGGATGTGATCTCTGATTCTTCTAATGTTAATAATGGCAAGCTAGAGACTGTACTGTATTGCAATGTGCCTAATAAGATGAACAGATCGGAATTTGTCAGGAGTATAGCAGATGCCAATGCTGTGGCTCCATCATCTTCATGTACCGTGGCCCCTGAGGGTTCCAGCGGCGCTATCATGCCACTGAATAACATCAGGGATACCTATAATCGCATGTTAAATCAAGCAATGTATTATGGCAACCAATCACCATATAGTTCACTGCCTTCGCAGAGTGCCGCTGCTGGTTCAGTGGAGCCCATGACACTGGGTACTGCGGTGGATAACCAGCAGATGCAAACACTGGACATGGATACAATGGGTGATGTAAATGGATGTGAGGATGTCTATGACGTCGTGCCCAATTCCTTTGATCGTAGTAGTGCAATATCTGACGTCGTGAAGCTAAATGACGCCATAACGGAACTGACCAAGAGGATGCCGATGCCACCTACTCAGGAATTGTTAAACGCCATTGATCCACACCTGTCTATGAGGTTGCAGCTCACATACTTGCgtgcatatatacaaaaccAGCAGCTTTTGATTGATATGAGGAACCGTTTATTTGGCAACATGGTCCACACTCGTGATTTTAAGAACGCCATAATACCTGCTGTAACTGCGTTATACAGGCCGAATTCAGTGGAAACTAGGAATTACACTGAATCCTACAGTCGGCCGCCTGATGTGCCAACTTCAATGCATTTTGACACCAATTCCAACTGGTTTCAGTCTCCTGCTATTGAGTATTCCATGCCCAGGGATACCCAGGACCATGCTTACAACTCTGAAGTTTCTGGTGATGTGTACAGTACGGACATTAAGAACGATGGATACGGAAGTGGTGCCGTCATGCCATATCAACCTTTCATGGATGTTACTGGGTCTCCGCAACACAAGCAATATGCCTCCAGTGCTACATCGGACATAATCCCAGCACAGTTGCATTACAATATAAATCCTGCGCTGCCATCGCTAGACTCGGTTAGTGTGAATAACTCTGCCGCTGAAGTTCCTACTGGCACCTCATTGGCTATACCTATACCATCCCAGAATATACATGTCGAACCCGATTCCAAGGATAGGGAATCCATAGATTCGGGTATGTTGAAGCCTTTTGTTGCAAGCATACCACCGGAAGCAAAAAACGTAGTAAAGTATGACACGCAAAAGCACGCGTTCGTTGCTATTTACCTTGGTCCCTTGGGTGCACGGCGCAGGCGCTTATTCTCCATACGCAAGTTCGGAGTTGAGCAGGCTCTTAAGCTGGCAACTGATTTTGCAGTAGGTTCGTCTTCCGCGGCGGTGGCCAGTAAGGAGCGGCGTCTCCTTGAGGAGGTTTGCATGTTTGCTTTGCAGTCTAACCCTAATAGTGGTACTAAAATAGAACACGTAGAGGCAGCGTGCAACAAGCCTGAAGCTCGAGGACTTGTGTTCTCCTGTGGAGCACAGCTATGGATGACCATCACATATGACAGTAGCACCGGTGAACGTGAGATGGAGGCCTTTAGCGTCGAGAGCTTGGGGTTTGAAGGGGCGTACCAGGCGGCTGTAGCCGCTCTGGACCAACGCCTACAGAATGGTGAGATTATGACATCCAAGCTTTCGGGGCCGTTATACTTCTGGCTGGAGTCAGGGGGCAGTGTCCTGTGTTTGATGGTTACCTCCCGTGACCTTATGCGCCTGGGACCTAATGACCAGgaaatatacattggcCGATTCGATGTTAAATCATCCGGAGGCTTTTATGGCGCACGTAAACTGGCGCAAAAGTGGCGATCTGACTTACGTAACCAGCTAATATACTAG
- a CDS encoding UTP--glucose-1-phosphate uridylyltransferase family protein: MPDYRALLREALSPRLEPGLLPLPTVSLSNVDTEESHNCVILEPNSDERSQLFHEGITELNKGGYALLILSGGLATRLRYELPKALLPISPIRKKTLLQLHLERVRRLEHMLDHDAPRPKVFILTSKFNHDDIRNYLASVNFCGLDKDQVITFQQDTAPYVALNFDDFIPSEGDSGTLMESPKGNGDVFHALSKCTEFMYIVDKLKMIHVIAIDNALSRPLDPELLGLSMRFPGLEVLNKCVVRRGQENLGVFCKGSYAQIVEYSEIEKLPENSAAFLNSTNTIYGNICDHLFSAQFIKKVINNRLYESLPYHAAMKSVIAKSSDATETYGYALELFIFDIFAFATKLVCIEVNREMQFAPVKYFADRDFANILSAQHRMSAVAKQWLEAAGAIVKEGLIEISPSISYGGENLDQYKGKHIEGDVYIE, translated from the coding sequence atgcCTGATTATCGCGCCTTACTGCGCGAAGCGCTATCGCCACGATTAGAACCTGGTCTCTTACCGTTGCCAACTGTCTCACTTAGTAACGTAGACACGGAAGAATCACATAACTGTGTTATTCTAGAACCTAATTCCGATGAACGATCGCAATTATTCCACGAAGGAATCACAGAACTGAATAAAGGGGGATATGCACTGTTGATACTCTCAGGCGGCCTGGCCACCAGATTGAGGTACGAGCTACCCAAGGCACTCCTGCCAATATCGCCAATACGCAAAAAGACATTGCTACAGCTACATTTAGAGCGTGTTAGACGCTTGGAACATATGCTGGATCATGATGCGCCGAGACCTAAGGTATTCATATTGACATCCAAATTCAACCATGATGATATAAGGAACTACCTTGCATCAGTTAACTTCTGCGGACTTGATAAGGACCAGGTGATAACGTTCCAGCAGGATACCGCGCCGTATGTTGCGTTGAATTTTGATGACTTTATACCATCGGAAGGTGACTCGGGGACTCTCATGGAGTCCCCCAAGGGGAACGGCGATGTCTTCCACGCACTGTCCAAATGCACAGAGTTCATGTATATTGTAGATAAGCTAAAAATGATACACGTTATAGCTATAGACAATGCTTTGTCAAGACCGCTTGACCCTGAGTTGCTAGGCCTGTCCATGCGTTTCCCAGGGCTGGAGGTACTGAACAAGTGTGTCGTTAGAAGAGGGCAGGAGAACCTTGGTGTTTTCTGTAAAGGAAGCTATGCCCAGATCGTTGAATATAGCGAAATAGAAAAGTTACCGGAGAATTCAGCTGCATTCCTGAATAGTACGAACACtatatatggcaatatatgtGACCATCTGTTTTCAGCACAATTTATCAAGAAGGTGATAAATAACAGATTATATGAATCGCTTCCATATCATGCAGCTATGAAATCTGTGATAGCTAAATCAAGTGATGCTACGGAAACATACGGGTATGCACTGGAGCtgtttatatttgatattttcgCATTTGCGACGAAATTAGTGTGTATAGAGGTTAATCGGGAAATGCAGTTTGCACCAGTTAAGTATTTTGCAGATCGGGATTTCGCCAACATTTTATCGGCACAGCATCGTATGAGTGCGGTAGCAAAACAGTGGTTGGAAGCAGCCGGCGCTATCGTCAAAGAGGGCCTAATTGAAATATCACCTTCTATAAGCTATGGCGGGGAAAACCTAGATCAATACAAAGGTAAACACATAGAAGGCGATGTATACATCGAGTGA
- a CDS encoding kelch repeat and K+ channel tetramerization domain containing protein: MESKDPASTGDMDDTYSIAAIHGDVSHRDDSTYSLSSDVAQLRLLSERDELQLNEADFEIMVNDMRSTFVCWLNKAQLALRTKKEDLLRAADELQTERKAFIERMRRERAQEAEKLADERRRHGQEVASQLKHVQFERNEARRRIEEERQKLDHEKDVFENYMQLESAKLRQRVELFEQDQRKVLDSKIATQTMVDINVGGVVFETSRHTLAKQPTSFLANLVSGRHEVGRDRQGRIFLDRDYELFRVILNFMRNPECLPAPRDLSESASLINEAAYYKIKFSPYPLALCIGGHDTHSPLNAVEVLDRDSMCWRNCSPMQTARMYFGAGVLNNFVYAFGGHNLDYKALCDTEMYDRLRDTWLTVASLKQARRNNGGCVLGERLYCVGGFDGSAVLDSVESYDVRMRNWIPVAPMNTPRSSPMIAVQNDMLYVMGGTCGERLHSVERYDPKMNKWETMPGALLKVRSAGAACSYNNEIYLLGGIDNEHSIHNSLETWHSSRQASRYLMEAPLEVMDTSLTCCGDSLLLAGGQNTQVSDATFFYRPEVDEWSKGPALLIPRYGHSTVLLDI; encoded by the exons ATGGAGTCCAAAGATCCTGCTTCAACAGGTGATATGGACGATACATATTCAATCGCAGCCATACATGGAGATGTGTCACATAGAGATGACAGTACATACTCATTATCTAGCGATGTGGCACAGCTTAGATTGTTATCCGAACGTGATGAACTACAATTGAACGAAGCAGATTTTGAGATCATGGTAAATGACATGCGTAGCACCTTCGTATGTTGGTTAAACAAAGCACAACTAGCCCTACGAACGAAAAAAGAAGACCTATTACGCGCAGCAGATGAATTACAAACAGAACGAAAAGCATTCATAGAGCGCATGAGGCGTGAACGTGCCCAGGAGGCAGAAAAACTTGCA GATGAACGAAGAAGACATGGACAAGAAGTAGCATCACAACTTAAACACGTACAGTTTGAAAGAAATGAAGCACGAAGACGGATAGAGGAAGAACGACAGAAATTAGACCATGAAAAGGATGTATTTGAAAATTATATGCAATTGGAGTCTGCCAAATTAAGACAACGAGTGGAACTATTCGAACAGGACCAAAGGAAGGTATTAGACAGCAAGATCGCAACGCAGACCATGGTAGACATAAATGTAGGAGGAGTTGTATTCGAGACCTCACGCCACACTCTAGCGAAACAGCCAACGTCGTTCCTAGCCAACCTGGTCAGTGGTAGGCATGAAGTGGGCCGTGATCGCCAGGGTAGAATATTTCTGGATAGAGATTACGAACTATTCAGGGTAATACTCAACTTCATGAGAAACCCAGAGTGCTTACCAGCTCCAAGGGATTTGTCTGAAAGCGCATCATTGATCAATGAAGCCGCCtattataaaataaaattcAGCCCCTACCCACTGGCGCTGTGTATCGGAGGACATGATACCCATTCACCGCTGAATGCAGTAGAAGTGCTAGACAGAGACTCCATGTGCTGGAGGAACTGTTCACCCATGCAAACCGCAAGGATGTACTTTGGAGCCGGGGTACTCAACAACTTTGTCTACGCATTCGGAGGACACAACCTCGATTACAAAGCACTGTGCGACACTGAGATGTACGACAGACTTAGAGATACGTGGCTAACAGTAGCATCGCTGAAACAGGCTAGACGCAACAACGGTGGATGCGTATTGGGTGAACGGTTATACTGTGTAGGCGGATTCGATGGATCTGCCGTACTGGACTCCGTGGAATCCTACGACGTCAGGATGAGAAATTGGATACCAGTGGCACCCATGAATACACCAAGGTCGTCACCCATGATAGCTGTACAAAATGATATGTTGTACGTCATGGGAGGCACATGTGGAGAACGATTGCATAGCGTGGAAAGGTACGACCCAAAGATGAATAAGTGGGAGACTATGCCAGGAGCACTGCTAAAAGTACGCAGCGCAGGAGCAGCATGCTCgtataacaatgaaatatacCTACTGGGAGGCATAGATAACGAACATAGCATACACAACTCACTGGAAACGTGGCACTCAAGTAGACAAGCGAGTAGGTACCTCATGGAGGCACCATTGGAAGTAATGGACACCTCACTTACCTGCTGCGGAGACTCACTGCTACTCGCAGGAGGGCAAAACACACAGGTTTCAGATGCTACGTTCTTCTATCGACCAGAAGTTGACGAGTGGTCAAAAG GTCCCGCGCTACTTATCCCAAGATACGGACACAGCACTGTATTActtgatatataa